In Canis lupus baileyi chromosome X, mCanLup2.hap1, whole genome shotgun sequence, one DNA window encodes the following:
- the USP26 gene encoding ubiquitin carboxyl-terminal hydrolase 26, with amino-acid sequence MATLMVHGFVQIWSKKKGMSSSREAYIETVEGKKKIRLVVYFTNGEYLTFQLSNNIKNVVLRSYGKKQNHLHLTFQNNNFLFIERLSSKDAKELKMFLDKVHQNNTQPSMRPVKDGGIFASMTTPKEINKNSFHRACKKPGSGSFETREGSGTPDLQKMPLFTSKSSRLSWKDLPESGDGKKKKMLSSGSEMSGKIQSNSVRKKKSQTNPLRYVSHDEKKKLRLKLLKKNQKLEFEPLLKSISPGEPYLDGKSLLQMLSEKIYLTFLLEPRYNADDPEWDKLKMTFNFYPEKLWQGLPNLGNTCYMNAVLQSLFSIPSFADDLFSQDFPWGKIPLDALRMCLAQLFVLKNIYNIKIKERLLVNIKKAISTVAEIFSGNIQNDAHEFLGHFLDQMKENMGKINTLWKMKIESEQDNSAQQVFAGSATTRVLICPIITNFEFELLRSIICQACGQVILKTEVSNYLSINLPRGMKALPLSIQSAFDLFFGAEELEYRCEKCQHRSSVAVHKFSRLPRVLIVHLKRYIFNEFWSLRKDDQEVVISKYLKLSSHCNESTKPPFPVSKNAHNRDFQILKLFQKMSAGTICPSAASSKLASASSDSPVPHAGPDKGSEPQKCQIFYDGSSRVQQKKDLGKSSEQNITESKLLNLGNGALIEKELFAAGLMMDLEAVSPSLIHDKDGKPTSSPEIRLAEAYLQEASENLKQKKYDKTDMFVDFESVAKILEDFFEGKKPRISKKTEFQKAAERRQQHEAMRIYEQALQQALLQILLKPDAQWYMQNLRRPTNLGPQQARVNSQGASCSTKNPGNKKVLDTEKTEIKAKKSKRNAKVNDRYAYRLIGVVSHLGKTPNSGHYISDAYDFERQVWFTYNDLQVSSIQEALMQEARLCTGYIFFYMHNEIFEELLKREENSQSPSTETGEIPQEK; translated from the coding sequence ATGGCTACTCTAATGGTACATGGTTTTGTTCAAATATGGAGCAAGAAGAAGGGGATGTCTAGCTCCAGAGAAGCATACATTGAAAcagtggaaggaaagaagaagattAGACTGGTGGTCTATTTCACCAATGGAGAATATCTAACTTTTCAGCTaagtaataatattaaaaatgtggtCCTTAGATCctatggaaaaaagcaaaatcacCTGCACTTAACTTTCCAAAATAATAACTTCTTGTTTATTGAAAGATTATCTTCCAAAGATGCTAAAGAGTTGAAGATGTTCCTGGATAAAGTCCATCAAAATAATACTCAGCCATCCATGAGACCTGTTAAGGATGGAGGTATCTTTGCCAGCATGACAACACcaaaggaaattaacaaaaacTCCTTCCACAGAGCGTGCAAGAAGCCAGGTAGTGGATCTTTTGAGACAAGAGAAGGAAGTGGAACACCTGACCTTCAGAAGATGCCTTTGTTTACATCAAAGTCATCAAGACTTAGTTGGAAAGATTTACCAGAGAGTGGagatgggaagaagaaaaagatgctaTCATCTGGCTCAGAGATGAGTGGGAAAATACAGAGTAACTctgtaagaaagaagaaatcccaGACAAACCCCTTGAGGTATGTAAGTCATGACGAGAAGAAAAAACTGAggttaaaacttttaaaaaagaatcagaaattagAATTTGAGCCCTTACTCAAGTCCATTTCTCCTGGAGAGCCTTACCTAGATGGCAAAAGTCTTCTTCAGATGCTctctgagaaaatatatttgacatttctGTTGGAACCAAGGTATAATGCAGATGACCCAGAGTGGGACAAACTCAAGATGACCTTCAACTTCTACCCAGAGAAACTATGGCAAGGCCTCCCCAATTTGGGAAACACCTGTTACATGAATGCTGTTTTACAGTCTTTATTTTCCATTCCATCATTTGCTGATGATTTATTCAGCCAGGATTTCCCGTGGGGTAAAATTCCCCTTGATGCTCTTAGGATGTGCTTGGCACAActgtttgttttgaaaaatatttataacataaaaatcAAGGAGAGGTTACttgtaaatattaaaaaggcCATTTCAACAGTTGCAGAGATATTCTCTGGCAATATACAAAATGATGCTCATGAGTTTTTAGGTCACTTTTTGGATCAGATGAAAGAGAACATGGGGAAAATAAACAcactttggaaaatgaaaattgaatcTGAGCAGGACAATTCAGCTCAACAGGTCTTTGCTGGCAGTGCTACCACCAGAGTACTCATTTGTCCCATCATCACTAATTTTGAGTTTGAGTTGCTGCGCTCTATTATTTGTCAAGCATGTGGTCAGGTAATTTTGAAGACGGAAGTGAGTAATTATCTATCCATCAATCTACCCCGGGGAATGAAAGCACTTCCTTTGTCTATTCAGTCAGCCTTTGATCTCTTCTTTGGAGCAGAAGAACTTGAGTACAGATGTGAGAAATGTCAGCACAGGAGTTCTGTTGCAGTGCACAAATTCAGTAGGCTCCCCAGGGTTCTTATTGTTCACCTGAAACGTTATATCTTCAACGAGTTTTGGTCGCTAAGGAAGGATGATCAGGAAGTTGTTATTTCCAAGTATCTAAAGTTATCATCTCATTGTAATGAAAGTACGAAACCACCTTTTCCCGTGAGCAAGAATGCGCATAATAGGGACTTCCAAATCCTAAAACTCTTTCAGAAGATGAGTGCTGGCACCATCTGTCCATCAGCAGCTTCATCAAAGTTGGCCTCGGCATCCAGTGATTCCCCAGTTCCGCATGCTGGACCAGACAAAGGGTCCGAACCACAGAAATGCCAGATTTTCTATGACGGGTCCAGCAGAGTACAACAGAAAAAGGACCTGGGCAAAAGCTCTGAACAGAATATAACAGAGTCCAAATTGCTGAACTTAGGAAATGGAGCACTCATTGAAAAAGAGCTATTTGCTGCTGGCTTAATGATGGATCTGGAAGCAGTGTCCCCTTCTCTGATCCATGACAAAGATGGTAAACCCACCAGTAGTCCAGAAATACGCCTTGCTGAAGCCTATCTTCAAGAAGCATCTGAAAatctaaagcaaaagaaatacGACAAAACTGACATGTTTGTAGATTTTGAGAGTGTTGCTAAGATCCTTGAAGACTTTTTTGAAGGTAAAAAACccagaatttcaaaaaaaacagaattccaaAAAGCAGCTGAACGGAGACAGCAGCATGAAGCAATGAGGATCTACGAACAAGCCCTTCAGCAGGCACTGCTTCAGATCCTTTTGAAGCCAGATGCTCAGTGGTACATGCAGAACCTCAGGAGACCCACAAACCTAGGTCCCCAGCAGGCCAGAGTAAATTCCCAAGGTGCATCGTGTTCCACTAAAAACCCTGGAAACAAGAAAGTTTTAGATACGGAGAAGACAGAAATTAAAgccaagaaatcaaaaagaaatgcgAAGGTGAATGATCGCTATGCCTATCGGCTCATTGGTGTTGTCAGCCATCTGGGGAAGACCCCAAATTCAGGCCATTATATCAGTGATGCCTATGACTTTGAGAGGCAAGTGTGGTTCACATACAATGATCTCCAGGTATCAAGTATCCAAGAAGCTCTGATGCAGGAGGCCAGACTTTGCACCGGGTACATCTTCTTTTACATGCACAATGAGATATTCGAAGAGCTGTTGAAAAGGGAAGAGAACTCCCAGTCTCCGAGCACAGAAACAGGGGAGATCCCTCAGGAGAAATAA